A region from the Medicago truncatula cultivar Jemalong A17 chromosome 6, MtrunA17r5.0-ANR, whole genome shotgun sequence genome encodes:
- the LOC25495886 gene encoding LOW QUALITY PROTEIN: protein BREAST CANCER SUSCEPTIBILITY 2 homolog A-like (The sequence of the model RefSeq protein was modified relative to this genomic sequence to represent the inferred CDS: deleted 1 base in 1 codon) has translation MRGSYGLSKLSSGASGCKRKVSTRYPSRHARIHIKEFFAVPPLKKKVHFPNPVRQVTSGNAGEYIFHDGSDDNGIGGEAFIHLLAQHGASLWVLNHYKWIVWKLACYERYYPARCAGKFLTVSNVLEELKYRYEREVNHGHRSIIKKVLEEGDILPSSMMILCISSIHSNHVMESGTLFQAQTGNKSREAVKVELTDGWYSINAILDAPLSKQLDAGRLFVGQKLRIWGAELCGWNGPVSPFEVFLVSSTISLFLHINGTYRVHWSARLGFCKVAGPPLAFKCIKNNGGLIPQTLAGITRIYPILYKERLSSERSVVLSERMENKMMELHNQRRSAVVDNIVSEYQKERTSSHVYDHDDSEGAKIYMMLETAAEPEFLMADMTPEQLRSFAAYKAKLNATRQSQMESSIEKALKDSGLGNRDVTPFMRLRVVGLTYKNCQDKSKEGIVTIWNPTQKQCQELAEGEAYAIAGLTPYGSDSDVLRFQTRGSTTKWLPLSSNARNSLVHFSIVGNQSHCQNIKKISVAFVVHVGKAYTSGQQKKQWVFVTDGSIMKGLQSEKFTDTLLAIFFCSPLIDHDSFPPINHNLAGSTVGFCNLIKKEKDHTYQIWVADANENSTYYLKFDSSHCRSHLRNPASSVTRWASNSSLIIQKLKEWLLGIIGDCKT, from the exons ATGCGTGGTTCTTACGGTTTGTCTAAATTATCATCTGGTGCTTCTGGATGCAAAAGAAAGGTTTCCACCCGATATCCATCTCGGCATGCAAGGATACACATCAAGGAATTTTTTGCAGTTCCTCcattaaagaaaaaagtg CATTTTCCGAACCCGGTCAGACAGGTGACATCTGGTAATGCAGGAGAGTACATATTCCATGATGGCTCTGATGATAATGGTATTGGAGGAGAAGCTTTCATCCATCTATTGGCACAACATGGGGCTTCCCT GTGGGTATTGAATCATTACAAGTGGATTGTATGGAAACTGGCATGCTATGAGAGATACTATCCAGCTAGGTGTGCGGGAAAATTTCTAACTGTATCAAATGTGCTTGAGGAACTGAAGTACAG ATATGAAAGAGAAGTGAATCATGGCCACCGATCTATCATCAAGAAAGTTCTTGAAGAAGGGGATATACTGCCTTCTTCAATGATGATCCTTTGCATATCTAGCATTCACTCAAATCATGTGATGGAAAGTGGGACATTATTTCAGGCACAAACCGGGAATAAGAGCAGGGAGGCAGTAAAAGTTGAACTAACTGATGGATG GTATTCTATAAATGCCATTTTAGATGCTCCATTGTCAAAGCAACTGGATGCTGGAAGATTATTTGTAGGACAGAAGCTTCGG ATCTGGGGAGCGGAATTATGTGGCTGGAACGGGCCAGTTTCACCCTTTGAGGTTTTTCTG GTGTCATCAACAATTAGCTTATTTCTTCACATAAATGGAACATATAGAGTTCATTGGTCAGCGCGGTTAGGATTTT GTAAAGTTGCCGGTCCGCCTTTGGCTTTCAAATGCATAAAAAACAATGGAGGTTTAATACCTCAGACCTTGGCAGGAATTACCCGTATATATCCCATTCTTTACAAAGAAAG GTTAAGCAGTGAACGATCTGTTGTCTTATCAGAGAGGATGGAGAATAAAATGATGGAGCTGCACAATCAAAG ACGCTCAGCTGTTGTGGATAACATTGTTTCGGAGTATCAGAAGGAAAGAACGAGTTCACATGTTTATGATCACGACGATAGTGAAGGGGCTAAGATTTATATGATGTTGGAGACAGCTGCAGAACCTGAATTCTTGATGGCGGATATGACTCCCGAGCAGCTTCGTTCTTTTGCTGCATATAAGGCCAAATTAAAT GCAACTAGACAATCACAAATGGAAAGTTCGATTGAGAAAGCTCTGAAAGATTCTGGCTTGGGAAACCGAGATGTAACGCCATTTATGAGGTTGCGGGTCGTTGGATTAACTTACAAAAATTGTCAAGATAAGTCTAAGGAAGGCATAGTAACAATCTGGAACCCAACACAGAAGCAG TGTCAGGAGTTGGCAGAGGGAGAAGCATATGCAATTGCAGGACTCACGCCATATGGATCTGATTCGGACGTCCTTCGTTTCCAGACTAGAGGATCTACTACCAAGTGGTTGCCATTATCTTCTAACGCAAGGAACAGTTTAG TTCATTTTTCAATAGTCGGAAATCAATCCCATTGTCAA aacataaagaAAATATCTGTTGCATTTGTTGTGCATGTCGGAAAGGCTTATACATCAGGTCAGCAAAAGAAGCAATGGGTTTTTGTGACTGATGGATCGATCATGAAAGGTTTACAATCAGAGAAGTTTACGGACACATTGCTTGCTATTTTCTTTTGCTCCCCATTGATTGATCATGATTCATTTCCACCAATCAACCATAACCTTGCTGGATCTACG GTTGGTTTCTGTAATCTTATAAAAAAGGAGAAGGACCATACTTACCAAATATGGGTTGCTGATGCTAATGAAAACTCAACCTATTACTTGAAATTTGATTCTTCACACTGT CGTTCTCATCTCAGAAATCCTGCCAGTTCCGTCACAAGATGGGCTAGTAATTCTAGCTTG ATAATACAGAAACTCAAGGAATGGTTGTTGGGTATAATTGGTGATTGTAAAACCTAG